tcagtgtcttgtgtgtcttcccgtctgtctgtgtgtcttcctgtctgtatgtcagtgttttgtgtgtcttcgcgtctgtctgtgtgtcttcctgtctgtctgtcagtgttttgtgtgtcttcccgtctgtctgtcagtgttttgtgtgtcttcccgtctgtctgtgtgtcttcctgtctgtctgtcagtgttttgtgtgtcttcccgtctgtctgtgtgtcttcccgtctgtctgtgtgtcttcctgtctgtctgtcagtgtcttgtgtgtcttcccgtctgtctgtgtgtcttcctgtctgtatgtcagtgttttgtgtgtcttcccgtctgtctgtcagtgtcttgtgtgtcttcccgtctgtctgtgtgtcttcctgtctgtctgtcagtgttttgtgtgtcttcccgtctgtctgtgtgtcttcctgtctgtctgtcagtgtcttgtgtgtcttcccgtctgtctgtcagtgtcttgtGTGTCTTCGCGTGCTCTCGTCTCTTTGTGACGATCTTAAGTGTGGACGTCTCACTGTTCAGCTGCTCCTGCACGGCGTCCGTATCTctgaccacttcctgtttgagaaGCTGGGCGTGGCTGTGCTCCTCCCTGTGTTTAGCGAGCTCCACCTGCACTGCTGACAGacacctgacacacaaacacacatgttgaaggtgtgtgtgtgacacggAGCCACAGCGGTTTCTTAGTGATGCTTTCTGTTCTTGGTTGTCTGAAGCTGCACATCCTGATGTCCAACCTGTCTCGGATCAGTTTGTGTACGTACTTGTCCGCGTGTCTCCGTCTGGCCTCCAGGTGTTTACACTGCTCCTGGatgctgctcctctcctccctcctcctgctcagctcctcctgctgccgctgcacaGAGAACATCAGCACAGATCAACAACCTCCAATCAGAACACTGTGAGTCACCGTGTGGCCTCGTGTGATTGGACGAACACACTTCCTCACACTGTCTATTGCACGCTATTATACTGATTCCAGGTCAGGCAAACTGAAAGCAGCTTCATGAAGCAGAGTCACTTCAGATTAAAGGAGTCCGACCAGTCAGACCCTTCATCCCATCTGAGCCACCACTGAACGGCTCAGACTGGTCTCACCAAAGTCTGTAGAGAAcactctgcaggaggaggaggaggaggagctgagtctgcaggaggaggagctgagtctgcaggaggaggaggagaaggaggaggaggaggagctgagtctacaggaggaggaggaggagctgagtctgcaggaggaggaggagaagctgagtctacaggaggaggaggagaagctgagtctgcaggaggaggaggagaagctgagtctacaggaggaggaggagaaggaggaggaggaggagctgagtctacaggaggaggaggaggagctgagtctgcaggaggaggagctgagtctgcaggaggaggaggagaaggaggaggaggaggagctgagtctacaggaggaggaggaggagctgagtctgcaggaggaggaggagaagctgagtctacaggaggaggaggagaagctgagtctgcaggaggaggaggagaagctgagtctacaggaggaggaggagaaggaggaggaggaggagctgagtctacaggaggaggaggagaagctgagtctacaggaggaggaggagagcctgagtctacaggaggaggaggagaagctgagtctacaggaggaggaggagagcctgagtctacaggaggaggaggagaaggaggagctgagtctgcaggaggaggaggagctgagtctacaggaggaggaggaggaggaggagctgactctgcaggaggaggaggagctgagtctgcaggaggaggaggagagcctgagtctacaggaggaggaggaggaggaggagctgagtctgcaggaggaggaggaactgagtctacaggaggaggaggaggaggagctgagtctgcaggaggaggagctgagtctgcaggaggaggaggagaaggaggaggaggaggagctgagtctacaggaggaggaggagaagctgagtctgcaggaggaggaggagaaggaggaggaggaggagctgagtctacaggaggaggaggaggagctgagtctgcaggaggaggaggagaagctgagcctacaggaggaggaggagctgagtctacaggaggaggaggaggaggaggagctgactctgcaggaggaggaggagctgagtctgcaggaggaggaggagagcctgagtctacaggaggaggaggaggagctgagtctgcaggaggaggaggaggaactgagtctacaggaggaggaggaggaggagctgagtctacaggaggaggaggaggaggagctgagtctacaggaggaggaggagctgagtctgcaggaggaggaggagaagctgagtctacaggaggaggaggaggaggaggagctgagtctgcaggaggaggaggagaagctgagtctgcaggaggaggaggaggaggaggagctgagtctacaggaggaggaggaggagctgagtctacaggaggaggaggaggaggaggaggaggagctgactctgcaggaggaggaggaggaggagctgagtctgcaggaagaggaggaggaactgagTCTACAGGAGGACGAGAAcctgagtctgcaggaggaggaggagagcctgagtctgcaggaggaggaggagctgagtctgcaggaggaggaggagagcctgagtctacaggaggaggaggaggaggagctgagtctgcaggaggaggaggaggagctgagtctacaggaggaggaggaagagttgagtctgcaggaggaggaggaggaggaggaggaggagctgattctgcaggaggaggaggagagcctgaGTCtacagggggaggaggagagcctgagtctgcaggaggaggggaagctgagtctacaggaggaggaggaggaggagctgagtctgcaggaggaggaggaggaggagctgagtctacaggaggaggaggaggagctgagtctgcaggaggaggaggaggaggaggagctgagtctgcaggaggaggaggaggagctgagtctacaggaggaggaggagctgagtctgcaggaggaggaggaggaggagctgagtctgcaggaggaggaggaggagctgactctacaggaggaggaggaggagagcctgagtctacaggaggaggaggagaagctgagtctacaggaggaggaggagagcctgagtctacaggaggaggaggagctgagtctataggaggaggaggagagcctgagtctacaggaggaggaggaggagctgagtctgcaggaggaggagctgaatctacaggaggaggaggagaagctgagtctacaggaggaggagaagctgagtctgcaggaggaggaggagctgaatctacaggaggaggaggagctgagtctgcaggagtaggaggaggagttgagtctgcaggaggaggagctgaatctacaggaggaggaggagaagctgagtctgcaggaggaggaggaggagctgagtctgcaggagTAGGAGCTGAatctacaggaggaggagaagctgagtctacaggaggaggaggagaagctgaatctacaggaggaggagaagctgagtctacaggaggaggaggagaagctgagtctacaggaggaggaggagaagctgaatctacaggaggaggagaagctgagtctacaggaggaggaggagaagctgagtctacaggaggaggaggagaagctgagtctACAGGAGGTCAAAGGCGGTCACATGTTTAACCAACAGGCTGACTTTGAGGTGAAGTCACTGAACATTGTGAGGAGGCTGAGATGAGGAGTTGTAGGAGAAccccttcagctcctcctgagctgagaaaacactgcatgtgtcagtctgtgtgaatCTTTCAGACCTGAATGTTTTCCACCAACCTGCAGCTCTGCTCGctgttcttttgtctctttgagACAGAcctctgcctccttcctgtGGGACTCCACTTCCTGTTGCAGCTCAGCCAactctttccttttcctgtctgcttcttcCTGCATTCTGTCCAACTCGTCCCTCCTCTTGTCCActtcctcctgcttcttttcCAGCTCAGCGTTCCTCTTCTCCACTTCATCCCTCGTCCCGTCCACCTCGTCCTGTATTCTGTCCAGCTGACTCTGTTTCTTGTGGAACTGCTGGAGACTCTGGGATCGTTTGGTTTTCACTTCCTCCAGAGCCTGCTGCTCTACAAGTAACTCCTGGAGGACCTGTTtgagctctgcacacacacacacacacacacacacacacacacacacacacacacgtctacatcattattatcattatcttTAGCTAAtaaggcgtgtgtgtgtctgtgtgtttgtgcgtgtgctacctgctcagtgtgtgtgtatgtgtgcgtgtattACCTGCtcggtatgtgtgtgtgtgtgtgtgtgtgtgtgtgtgtgtcctacctgctcggtgtgtgtgtgtgtgtgtgtgtgtgtgtgtgtgtgtgtgtgtgtatgtgtgtgtgtgtgtgtgtgtgtgtgtgtgtgcgtcttacCTGctcggtgtgtgcgtgtgcgtgtgtgtgcgtgtcctacctgctcggtgtgtgtgtgtgtgtgtgtatgtgtgcgtgtcctacctgctcggtgtgtgtgtgtgtgtgtgtgtgtgtgtgtgtgtgtgtgtgtgtgtgcgtcttacctgctcggtgtgtgtgtgtgtgtgtgtgtgtgtgtgtgtgtatgtgtgtgtgtatgtgtgcgtgtcctacctgctcggtgtgtgtgtgtgtgtgtgtgtgtgtgtgtgtgtgtgtgtatgtgtgtgcgtcttacctgctcggtgtgtgtgtatgtgtgtgtgtatgtgtgcgtgtcctacctgctcggtgtgtgtgtgtgtgtgtgtgtgtgtgtgtgtgtgtgtgtgtatgtgtgtgggtccTACctgctcggtgtgtgtgtgtgtgtgtgtatgtgtgtgcgtcttacctgctcggtgtgtgtgtgtgtgtgtgtgtgtgtgtgggtcctacctgctcggtgtgtgtgtgtgtgtgtgtgggtcctACCTGCTCGGTGTGTATGCAGTTCAGCCTGCACTGTGAGGAGTCTCTGTTCGTCTCCTCTCACAGCACAGACTATGGACCTCCTCTCACTCCACagcgcctcctgctgctccagcagctcctaCAGACACAGTGACGAGTCATCAGCTCAGAGAAAGGAGCGTCTTTGTCCTGTGCCTCCTCACGGCTGGTGAGAGCAGGAACACCACAGCGTGAAGGTCCTGTGAGACATTGTCCTCAGCAGGGAGCGCCTTCACACCATCTGACCATCATCACCTCCTCATTAAAGCgtcagcagcattttaaggAGCCGCCTGCTCCACACCTGCACTTAACTCATCAgtggtttgattgacagctctttAACCGTTACATCATCAACCTGAGCAGGTGTACCCAGACACCtggaaacacctgtgtggaCGTGCAGGGTCACTGATCTCATGTAACAATCTGAGGAGCGTTGTgtccctgctgctcctctctgctcacctTGACTCTGTTCTgcagccgctgctcctccagtCGGACCTCCTCCACCCTGTTCACAGCTGTCTGATGCTCCGCCCTGCTCTGGAGCAgtttctgctcctgctgctccacctgcaggaggaggaccaCAGCGACTGTGAGGACGAATGAAGAGCTAACGTCTCTTCTTCCTTACTTACAGCTCTGTGCCGTCAGTTAAACTCTTGCTCTTTTaaacttcctgtctgcctcctctgacTGCGGAGGACTTCACCTCCTTCCACCTGCACCTTCACCACCTGGTGTCTGTTTCCAGCTCGTTTCGTCCCCACAGAGCTCTGCATCGGAGGCCAGAGTCTTTTTACCGTggtccctttgtgtgtgtgatggatccAGATACAAAAGAGCAGCCAGTGATGTGATACTGATACTACTGTGATTACAGGCTGGAAAACCAACAGAGAACCAGGTGAATATTGATCTGTTCCACTCTGATCAGCTGCACCAGCTCGTCTGCTGCGACCTGACGTGAACAACGTTCAGATGACTCAGTAAGAATCAGTAACACACAAGTTTACCTGACTGATGAGTGAGTCCAGACGCTCCTTAGAGTcctgacagtctgacagcacACCAGCTAATctgcgcgcacgcacgcacgcgcacacacacacacacacacacacacacacacacacacacacacacacacactcacacacacacacacacacacacacacattgggttgttgtgtgttgtcttATAAACTCTTagaggctgcagcaggtgtcTCAGGTGAGGCAGCATCACTTCctcctcagtctctgctgtcactcgTGTTGATGAAGGAAGTTCACATAAAGTGAATTGACTGAGTCTTCCTCACCTGTCGCCAGCTGACTGTATCTTTGTGTTGAGTTGTTGCGACTCATGATCTCTGCTCCTCAgcgcctcctccacctccctcagAGTCTGCTCCTCcgcctgtctcctcctcctcagctcctccacctcctcctggaGCTCTCTGGAGATCAGTGAACAAGATGATGGCAGTGATGAGGAGAAATCACATGCTGTTACCTGAACGCAGAGGTCAACCTGTGGGAGTTACCTGACGTGCTGTGTGGCCTCCAGCAGGCAGGCGGCGCTGTCCCGAGCTGTTCGCCCCAACATGTTGGCCTCACGCTGAGCGACAGCGGCCTGAAGGAGAAACAGGGTCAGACAGGATCACCCCAGAGTGCAGGACACAGtgagttaatgtgtgtgtgtgtgtgtgtgtgtgtgtgtgtgtgtgtgtgtgtgtaccttgtcTGTGGTGGTGTGTATGCAGCTCTGAGCCTccagcagcagtctgtcagCCTGCCGGAGTTCAGCTCGTCTCTTCAGCAGAGTTTTCTCCACACACTCCACCTCATCACACACCCGCATCACACTcctgcatgcacacgcacgcacgcgcacacgcacacacacacacacgcacgcgcacacacacacacgagcacacgcacgcacgcacacacacacaaacacacacacgcacgcacacacacacacacacacacaaacacaaacacacacacaaacgcacgcacgcacgcacacacacacaaacacacacacgcacgcacacacacacacacacacacaaacacaaacacacacacacacacaaacgcacgcacgcacacacacagactattaattaatagataaataaaatggaaagggtcaaacactgtgtgtgtgtgtgtgtgtgtgttaccggTGTCGTCTCAGTGTGTGTCGCAGCTGTTTGGTTTCCAGTCGTAGTTTCTTCTTCTCGTCCTCCAGCCTCTCTGCGTctttgtgcgcacacacacacctgtctacctgctgacacacacacacgatacaGATGTGAGTCTCACTGTGTGAGCTGCGTCTCTCTGGGGGTCATCGTTGACGTTTTTGGAGGGTCTGCTGCGTGGTGAcgtgtttttgtgatttttgcaTCAGTGTGAAGAACAGAGTAAGaagctgtgttttcaggtgtttcccgctctgctcaggtgtgtttgtctctgtggttcGTGGTTTTCGGGCTGTGGACGCTGACCCTGTCTCTGTGCTCTGGGATGTTGCAGTGCAGCGCGGCGCCTCCAGCTGGAGGACTAAAGACAGCTGCAGGTGGGGCGCAGAGCAGCCAGGCAGGTCCATCCAGGGGAGCGTGACAGTGTGAGAGCCCAGCAGATACAGCTGCAGcgggggcaggaggaggagtcgGTCCTCTGGAGCTCCGTCCACTGCCTCCTCCGCTGTCCCTCCACTCTGCCGCTGCAGGAGAAAATATACAGCTCAGGACACGTCTGCAGTCCGAACATGCCAAGAACTTCTCACAGGTGTATTTGTACCTGTgtcagagtcagtgtttgtcgGGGGGATGCAGGCCCAGTGCCCTCCTCCTGTGGGTGGTCTGTCCTGCTGTCGCCCCCTTTCAGGAGAACTGAGGTACTGCAGCCCCAAACCAGAGTCCCGAGTCCCCTGAGAGTCCAGAGTGGgaccctgagagagagagagacgcttTTAGCTctaatgatgaatgaatgaatcatgttTTCAAACCTAAAAGACTGTCATGAATCAATATATATGTTATtatatatgtgtgcgtgtgtgtgtgtgtgtgtttgtgtgtgagagtgagtgagtgagtgagtgagtgagtgagtgagtgagtacctgcttggtgtgtgtgtgtgtgtacctgctgggtgtgtgtgtgtgtgtgtgtgtgtgtgagtgagtgagtgagtgagtacctgcttggtgtgtgtgtgtgtacctgctgggtgtgtgtgtgtgtgtgtgtgtgtgtgtgtgtgtgtgtgtgtgtgtgtatatacctgctgggtgtgtgtgtgcagcagctccaccgtGTGGTTCAGAGCTCTCAGCTGTTCGGCGGTTGACTTCAGCTGTTCAACTGTCAGCTGATCAGAGTCACACATGGACCTGCTGAGTTGCCGTAGTTTCCTGTTCAGGCGTCCGAGGCTCCTCTGGTGAGCGTCGCTCTGTGAACGCAGCTGGACCACATGACAGCGACAGTcagtcccagcatgcactgctgCTGACAACGCAGTCAGTCCCTGGTCTCATTGTGACTCACTGAGTGCTTCATCACTGAGAAACAGAACTGATCCTCACATGCAGTCCACCCATCCCAAAAAGCATCACAGACACATTAACAAGAGGTCCAGAGGTGGATCACCTCTGGATCACCTCTGGATCACCTGAACGTGCTCTGACCTGCTGTAGCAGGGCGTCTCTCTCCTGCTGGACGTCCTGAAGCTGCAGACggctctgctccagctccgcctcctgaacaataaagacaaaaaccaTCATTTTGACATAAATCAGGACTCATCGTGGCCCTGAACCGCTGACCAGCTGCTGAACATCCGATCCAGTGAGCCgtttgctgtttgctctgaTTCGTTCTGTTTCTGCTATGTGATTAGTGGACAGATCAGGATGAagacctggggcctcatttataaaacttgcttacgcacaaaacggggcttgaaagttgcgtacgcaacttcctacgcaaaggttgtgatttataaaaataaacttagcgtgagaatgtgcgcagcggtacgccaactttgatgcttgcgtacgaacattttggagacggggaaactggcggtgcagatggtgaggtggtgaattgaagccagattgatctcatacatttaatgtgatcacatatcagacttatagacccgcgtaatcataaacacccaagtctgcagtgttatagatgtgttcctttaatgagccgttaggcctactactgtatgcacaatgttcatatatcatacttccatcttcaaatgatacagagcggtggatggcactgatggattagtagtaattctgacaaggtgtgtaacaatcattcaatttgctgagtaagcatataaatagcgcggtgacactcgtgcgtaatgctgcacaatggatgcgctggcactgctggaagatcacgcaaatggtaggatcaggatggagagaagttttagggaccacggagattccctggcccatgatgatgactggctaataagccgatttagattccctaaagcggtgctgttggatctatgtgctgaactgggcccagtgttagatagacccacccgccggaaccgcgccatcccggcgcatatccaggtgctgaccactctggggtttctggcgactggctcctttcagtgggaattagccgacaggtaaatgtctgatatgattaatattatataatgttacattgtctgtctaaagccccttttgggtataattcagttaaattatgtccttaggtctgggacatcgcagccatccctcagcgccataatgccagccgttttggatggcattataaaaatgacccgTCGATAAAacaggtttccttacactgtgggtgaacaggccaacattaaaaggcaatttgcagcaatgtccggtttcccaaatgcaatcggcgcaattgactgcactcacattgctataagaggctcagagtgaaaatgaatttgcttatgtgaaccgaaaaaatgtgcattcactcaatgtacaaattatttgtacctcggacatgatcttgacgaatgtagtggcacggtggtctgggtcaacacatgactcattcatcctgacgcacagtagtgtagggatctgtagtttctgccacagatcgctctgtggctctggaactattcactgcggtgacgacgtgccgccactcattttttaaaattatcattattttattcgtgacgccactaccgtgaccaccaaacaaaatatcctttctggcctccacctcacccacaagcacctcgatttcagtctccgtaaaatttctttttctcttctctgccatgatcgaacgtaaaatgccattgatcagcaggcatatttatatgcaaagacattcatgaggtactttgcattgaccattcatggtaaaatgtgggtgtgtcaggggcgggatgtgaggtgaatccacctgcgcaatcttccaggtggagtgtgatttataaagggaaaattgcgtgcaggtgtgagtacgcacggttttataaatccgaatattttttggcgtacgccattttcagcttttgggcgtatgcacacttttagtatggattctacgcaatgttttataaatgaggcccctggtctGGACTCTGACTGACCAGTTTGTGCTgaatctgtctgtttctgcactgggtcctctgcagtctgactctcagcctctccagctcctccttcagcctccttTCTGAGTCCTGGTCCTGCTCCCCATCGCAGATCACCTGGGATTCCAGCCGGGCTTTCTGGTCCTGATCCTGGGCCAGCTGGGCTTCCAGCTGAGTTATGTGGTCTTGATTCTGGTCTAGCCGGGCCTGCAGTCTGGTCATCTGTTCCCGGCTGTGGTTATGATCTTGTTGGAGGTGGTCCCTGCTGGTCCTGGTCTGCTGGATAGCCCTGTACAGCTGCTCCAGACTCCTGGACAACATGTCCTCTGGGCCGACGGGACTGCAGAGGGACAGGACAGTCAACAGACATGGACACGCAGTTTTtatgtgctgtgttgtgtgtcctGGTTCTGCTCGCGGCTTCTTCCTGTTAAAAGGAAGgttaaaagagacagaaatgtgcagAAGGACACTTCAGAGCCACAGCTGAGGACACGATGCAGCGAAGCGCCTGCAGCTCAGAGTACAACAGGAAACAGTCGACATGTGGTGACATGAACCTCGGTTTTGGGGTCACGGttcaaaaataaatgagagaaaTGTCAGTCATGCTCGGCCACCTCGTCAGCTGCTGTGGTCTCTCAGCACTGGAAGCTGAAATGATTCACTGGGTGGGTTCACTGAGCACACCGTggagtcagagctgcagtggtGCTGGCTGAGGCTCACGCTGCTAAAAACTGCTGAGTCATGAGTCCCTGTCCTTCCAaaggtcagtctgtgtgtcctcGGCTCAGCTCCCGCCTCACTTACTGTGTCTCAGTCCcacactgaacactgactgTACACAGCAGAGTGTGTACTGTACCAGTATTTACAGCACTTTTTAAGCAGTTAGTACAGGAGAAGTCACTTCAAAGAGAAAACGATGTGACGTTTGCACTGACGTCTCTGAAAACCACACCTCAAAGAGAAGGTTCAACATTCAACACTCCTTTATGTGCTCATTGATCTGCAGtccatcatttcatcatccatAAAAGGCTCAGGATCGTCTGACGAGGTGGCCGAGTGGTTAAGGCGATGGACTGCTAATCCATTGTGCTCTGCACGCGTGGGTTCGAATCCCATCCTCGTCGGTCGTTGGGATTTTTGACTTGAACAGAGCTCAAACACTTCAGCACATTTTCCTGTTCATGATTACCTCTGAAATGCATCTTGGGTAATGTGATCACATGTCAATGAGCACAAATGAGGTTTGTAAACAGAGTACTCCAGTCCAGTCCACATACCTGCACTGGTCTTGATCCAGCTCCTCTGGTGTACTCTGAACCACCTCAGCATCCAACAAGGCAGCTGTAATCTGGTCCATCTGAATTCTGGTCTGGTCTAGGTGGGTCTGAAGTCCCTGGACTACTTCCTGAAGAGAGGATTTCTCATCCTGAAGACAGATGACGGACAACAAGCAGGAGTTTGTTTGAGCCATCGTCAGAGgcagcatccatccatccatccacacacacacacacacacacacacacacacacacacacacacccatccatccatccacacacacacacacacacacacacacacacccatccatacacacacacacacacacccatccatccatccatccacacacacacacacacacacacacacacacacccccatccatccatccatacacacacacacacacacacacacacacacacacacacacacacacacccatccatccatccatccacacacacacacacacacacacacacacacacacacacacacccccccatccatccatccatacacacacacacacacacacacacacacacacacacacacacac
This Chaetodon auriga isolate fChaAug3 chromosome 5, fChaAug3.hap1, whole genome shotgun sequence DNA region includes the following protein-coding sequences:
- the cntrl gene encoding uncharacterized protein cntrl isoform X8 — encoded protein: MFPCGSERNCSHCTHFTCNTTSSPLNLDRLDDLPVTQEERGHAHQRFSDEELERLQREADSSQSELSKLQREQQVAVTRLHQQEENNRTLTAQTETQRHAHTLLEQELHTKSQLPCPPVSLLSVVYQLEKTTAELTGAFQRLYELEQEWTFYKIDAKFSPLPSCSVQEVDTVDSVAESPYIGKARHIRSTITSTSRNSSPSTSSLQTQEAADVHTDRESSHPLMEDCRIEQSRAEADLQFSHQSERPPVADQPVPEETKTHRQQEALCWLLGKLSALEHLRDEAAETQRQMDRQTEQSRKTDRETEELQSQLLTPNPTDPQPAEEDHVTAPLSSCRRPLDKMSGKKDGLEDRLNDMLSRIAMETQEIKELEQQLTDGQILANEVLQRDLEGIICGLQDYLRGLREQARRAQQQVHSLQAENHSLQLHLEDSQRHCRQLEDSARTQRQDMSVQQEELSVLRIEAQALRDRQVESSRQQVELEAELQHLREDLTRQITLGQLEREALQAAVDKEKQIRDIRESQLQSTIDTLQDEKSSLQEVVQGLQTHLDQTRIQMDQITAALLDAEVVQSTPEELDQDQCSPVGPEDMLSRSLEQLYRAIQQTRTSRDHLQQDHNHSREQMTRLQARLDQNQDHITQLEAQLAQDQDQKARLESQVICDGEQDQDSERRLKEELERLRVRLQRTQCRNRQIQHKLEAELEQSRLQLQDVQQERDALLQQLRSQSDAHQRSLGRLNRKLRQLSRSMCDSDQLTVEQLKSTAEQLRALNHTVELLHTHTQQGPTLDSQGTRDSGLGLQYLSSPERGRQQDRPPTGGGHWACIPPTNTDSDTAAEWRDSGGGSGRSSRGPTPPPAPAAAVSAGLSHCHAPLDGPAWLLCAPPAAVFSPPAGGAALHCNIPEHRDRQVDRCVCAHKDAERLEDEKKKLRLETKQLRHTLRRHRSVMRVCDEVECVEKTLLKRRAELRQADRLLLEAQSCIHTTTDKAAVAQREANMLGRTARDSAACLLEATQHVRELQEEVEELRRRRQAEEQTLREVEEALRSRDHESQQLNTKIQSAGDRLAGVLSDCQDSKERLDSLISQVEQQEQKLLQSRAEHQTAVNRVEEVRLEEQRLQNRVKELLEQQEALWSERRSIVCAVRGDEQRLLTVQAELHTHRAELKQVLQELLVEQQALEEVKTKRSQSLQQFHKKQSQLDRIQDEVDGTRDEVEKRNAELEKKQEEVDKRRDELDRMQEEADRKRKELAELQQEVESHRKEAEVCLKETKEQRAELQRQQEELSRRREERSSIQEQCKHLEARRRHADKCLSAVQVELAKHREEHSHAQLLKQEVVRDTDAVQEQLNKNSELLCLLSGQVDERKRQLHTLEQELSVSGRLQQQRAEQLKRLDTHIQHGQEVCVGLEDVKAAVCQLDDRWRRLAEQELQLNQLSFKGKLKTKNSFCDSSSEEELWEREKQLLHKEEGLKPQGAGLQQKEEELQNKCEEDEGHKEEEEEDCREREEEEEESFYLSTAGLRSAFSAEEERWKVELQREKLRQREDRLKAHLRCRLWNQQETLEVRRQETEESLQGLRHRLDQLDSLLAG